Proteins encoded within one genomic window of Cydia pomonella isolate Wapato2018A chromosome 12, ilCydPomo1, whole genome shotgun sequence:
- the LOC133523263 gene encoding uncharacterized protein K02A2.6-like — MDWDPGSAYSIISTSLWRQIGAPTLTKAPKLKAYHNFKLKSEGLTDVTVEVEGKQKIVPVVVMKHADPMLFGLQWSETFGMEFPKPVYSIKNVTPTTLQQLIDRYKPLFDGKLGKVEDYLVNIHIKPGAVPVHLPARPIKFGIKKNIEKEIARLVADNIIHPVDPNVTPVEWATPTVNVVKPNGDIRICGDFRSTLNPVLIKHLHPVPLFDQLRQKLARGKIFSKIDLKDAYLQFEIAPESKKYLTLSTHLGYFRYNRMPFGISTAPSIFQHYLDELLRDIPNTAVYFDDVAIAGEDVKEHLRTLGVIFERLQKAGLKVNLQKCSFLQNQIEYLGHSIDKNGIRPTKQKLEAISKAATPTNAKELRSFLGLVNFYERFIPHLHGICADLHELTGNRQPWRWTEHENQIFEATKQCITLSKPLTAFDEDRSIFLACDASEKGVGAVLYHKNGNTEQPIAFASRKLRTAETKYSVIDREALAILFGIKKFDQYLRGTKFTLLTDHKPLIHILGSQRNLPKVANNRLVRWALIIGCYNYDICYQKGENNILADCLSRLPNSETQPSETECAVHRIESCLLGTRMTDLHLSEDLLKETTSQDVILSEVLKCIKTGWREIHFTSDVKHFFKKRNELSIENKIILWQGRVVIPEKLQRKVLAYLHRGHPGISAMKALARFYVWWPSIDEDVDQYVKRCCRCQQNRPHCPELPIYSWSIPEKVWERIHIDFAGPFEGTYWLVLSDALSKWIEIKPMKNITTSKLCTVLDDIFCTFGLPEIIVSDNGPQFTSSEFKQYCKNQGILHIRSSPYHPRTNGLAERLVRTFKSRFASGTEPQHQRLREFLFTYRITPHNTTGKSPAEVMFGRQINTLLSNIRPNKRRELQYKQVKVNIETSTNKPNYAPGSPVYHRTRLEKSWQPGIIAERRHRYSYTISTPHGDVIRRHADHIRPRLKSLNNPQNYHEPSPSSPLTDMFRTPDATSSPGPSQISSATLNSTLMSPPHNSSTTPEGSSHTGNTSNRSLSPDPDPVSTSANPTTQHRSQRATRPPRRLIEEM, encoded by the coding sequence ATGGACTGGGACCCGGGATCAGCGTACTCAATCATAAGCACATCTCTTTGGCGGCAAATAGGTGCTCCAACATTAACGAAAGCTCCTAAATTAAAAGCGTACCATAACTTCAAACTCAAATCAGAGGGTCTCACCGACGTCACGGTGGAAGTCGAGGGGAAACAGAAGATTGTTCCCGTAGTTGTCATGAAACACGCAGATCCGATGCTTTTTGGGTTACAATGGAGTGAGACCTTCGGAATGGAGTTCCCCAAACCTGTGTACTCCATTAAAAACGTAACGCCGACGACTCTACAACAATTAATTGACAGATACAAACCACTTTTCGACGGGAAGCTTGGCAAAGTTGAGGACTACCTTGTAAACATTCACATAAAGCCAGGAGCAGTACCTGTACATCTACCTGCACGACCTATCAAGtttgggataaaaaaaaatattgaaaaagaaATAGCGCGCCTTGTGGCAGATAACATTATACATCCCGTAGACCCTAACGTGACACCAGTAGAGTGGGCGACACCCACGGTAAACGTCGTGAAACCGAACGGTGATATAAGAATCTGTGGAGACTTCAGAAGTACGTTAAACCCTGTTTTGATTAAACATTTACACCCAGTTCCACTTTTCGATCAACTACGACAAAAATTAGCACGagggaaaatattttcaaaaatagaccTTAAGGACGCCTATCTGCAATTTGAAATAGCACCGGaatcaaaaaaatacctaaCACTATCGACACATCTAGGATATTTTAGGTATAATAGAATGCCTTTTGGAATATCAACAGCGCCCTCCATATTTCAACATTACTTAGACGAATTACTAAGGGACATTCCTAACACAGCAGTGTATTTTGATGACGTTGCAATAGCCGGAGAAGACGTGAAGGAACACCTACGCACACTTGGCGTCATCTTTGAGCGACTACAGAAAGCAGGCCTAAAAGTAAATCTACAAAAATGTTCATTTCTACAAAATCAAATAGAATATCTTGGCCACTCTATAGATAAAAACGGCATACGCCCGACAAAACAGAAACTAGAAGCAATTTCCAAAGCTGCGACACCTACCAACGCTAAAGAATTAAGATCATTTCTGGGTCTTGTAAATTTCTATGAACGTTTTATACCACATTTACACGGAATATGCGCTGACCTTCATGAACTTACTGGTAATAGGCAACCGTGGCGTTGGACAGAACATGAAAATCAGATATTCGAAGCCACTAAACAATGCATTACCTTATCAAAACCACTGACTGCGTTTGACGAAGACAGATCAATCTTTCTAGCATGTGACGCTTCAGAGAAAGGCGTGGGAGCCGTGTTGTATCACAAGAATGGGAACACAGAACAACCCATAGCTTTTGCCTCAAGGAAACTTCGAACAGCGGAGACGAAATACTCAGTCATTGATCGCGAAGCACTCGCCATTTTGTTTGGAATCAAGAAATTCGACCAATATTTACGAGGAACCAAATTTACCTTACTTACTGACCACAAGCCATTAATCCATATACTGGGTTCTCAGCGTAATCTTCCCAAAGTAGCAAATAACAGACTCGTTCGATGGGCACTAATAATTGGCTGCTATAATTACGACATATGTTACCAGAAAGGTGAAAACAACATACTAGCCGACTGCCTCTCCAGATTACCAAACTCTGAAACACAGCCTTCAGAAACAGAGTGTGCTGTACATCGCATTGAGTCATGTCTTCTAGGAACCAGAATGACAGATTTACATCTCTCTGAGGATCTTTTGAAGGAGACAACCAGCCAAGACGTCATATTATCagaagttttaaaatgtatcaAAACCGGCTGGAGAGAAATACACTTTACCAGTGACGTTAAGCATTTCTTCAAAAAGCGTAACGAACTTtcaatagaaaacaaaataatattatggcAAGGTAGAGTGGTGATTCCAGAAAAACTACAACGCAAAGTCCTTGCATACCTCCATAGAGGCCATCCTGGAATATCAGCAATGAAGGCACTTGCACGTTTCTATGTTTGGTGGCCATCCATTGATGAAGACGTAGACCAGTATGTCAAGAGATGTTGTAGATGCCAACAAAATAGACCTCATTGCCCTGAACTTCCAATCTACTCGTGGTCTATCCCTGAGAAAGTATGGGAAAGGATCCATATCGATTTTGCAGGACCTTTTGAAGGTACTTACTGGTTAGTCTTGAGCGATGCCTTATCGAAATGGATAGAAATTAAACCTATGAAGAATATTACTACATCAAAATTGTGCACTGTGTTAGACGACATATTCTGCACCTTTGGTCTCCCAGAAATAATTGTATCTGACAACGGCCCACAATTCACATCATCAGAATTTAAACAATACTGTAAAAATCAAGGCATTTTGCATATTAGATCTTCACCTTACCATCCAAGAACCAATGGTCTCGCGGAACGCCTCGTAAGGACTTTTAAATCAAGATTTGCATCCGGCACAGAACCCCAACACCAGCGTTTAAGAGAGTTTTTGTTCACGTACAGGATCACACCCCATAACACTACGGGCAAATCACCAGCGGAAGTAATGTTTGGACGTCAAATAAATACGTTATTGTCAAATATTCGACCAAATAAAAGGAGGGAATTACAGTACAAACAAGTAAAGGTCAATATTGAAACCTCAACGAATAAACCAAATTATGCACCCGGTAGTCCAGTATACCATAGAACTCGGCTTGAAAAGTCGTGGCAGCCTGGAATTATAGCAGAACGCAGACATCGCTACTCTTATACTATTTCGACACCACATGGAGACGTCATAAGGCGACACGCTGATCATATTCGACCTCGACTGAAATCGCTTAATAACCCTCAAAATTACCATGAACCATCTCCTTCATCCCCCCTAACAGATATGTTTCGTACGCCCGATGCCACTTCGAGTCCTGGACCGTCACAAATCTCATCCGCCACTCTTAACTCCACCCTGATGAGCCCTCCACACAACAGCTCCACCACTCCTGAAGGTTCATCACACACAGGAAATACGAGTAACAGAAGCCTGTCGCCTGATCCAGATCCTGTATCTACATCGGCAAACCCTACAACGCAGCACCGTAGTCAGCGGGCAACCAGACCACCTCGGAGACTTATAGAAGAGATGTGA